TCTTCAGATAATGAAGATGAAAATGAGGAGTTACCTATTAATGCtaatcataatttttatattaataattttttattaaatcaacattttaattttaataaaaatgataatataagaGATATTAATAGTAAAATGTCTGGTGTAAATTCCATTTCGGAGGATAACGAAATgaatcataataatatcaacagtaataataatgataatatgaacaataataatataaacaataataatgataatatgaacaataataatatgaacaataataatataaacaataataataaaaatatcaacaataataataatatcaacaataataataatatcaacaataataataataatatcaacaataataataatatcaacaataatgataataatatcaacaataataataatatcaacaataatgataataatatcaacaataataataataataataataataataataaccataacaataatagtagtaataataaccataacaataatagtagtaatgataaaaatatggataCTGCTATGAACAGCTTGAATATGCTAATCCTACCAAAAATTAAAGGAGTTCGTTTTGATAAATCTGGGAGGAGGTGGGTAGCTAGCTGGAGCCAGAACGGAAATCAAAAGAGACAATATTTCCCTATTAAGAAATTTGGTCAGGCACAAGCTAAATATTTAGCTATTTATGCAAGAATTCAAGCAGTTAATTGCTTACAAAGGAAACCACATAAACCTAGGATGTCCAAACGATTaagtgaaaaaaaaaaattattattaaatatggaaggcaaagaaaaaaatgaactTGGTAATAATGAgtgtaataataataacaacaattATATTAGTAAAAATGGTGATGAAgatgattataatattgaAGATAGTTATAATGATGACGAAATTTGTgaagatgaagaaaattatGTTGATATTGATcataatgatgatgaacATTATGATATTGAcgataatgatgataatggTGATGAACATAATGATATTActaataatgataatgacaataataataatgataataataataataataataattataataataataataattataataataataatgatattaaaaaCATGGATCAACAGAATGGCGACAAAGAATATGTAGGgattttaaataatgagTCCAAAAATGTAGGAAAAAATGTAGGAAAAAATGTAGGAAAAAATGTAGGAAAAAATGtaggaaaaaatataggaaaaaatataggtccagatataaaagatgaatatatgaaaagtataacaaataataatacacaAACAAAACACCAAGATATAGCAAATGAAActacaaaaataataaacacaaataatataaccGATAATAACCATATTGTAAATGATAATGTATGTCTTATTATGTCTAGTAATAATTTGGAGAATATTCCagaagataaaaaaaatgaacaaaatgtTACAACACATATCATCGATGAACAAAAGGATCAGAGcaataaatttttaagagaaaggaaaaacaaaaggatacacaataattatgacaacttttatgatatttgttttaaaaaaaaggtatctgattataatgaacaaataaataaatcatCTGATGAAGAAAAGGAAATGTCTCAAACaaattctttaaaatataaatgtgaagaagaaaatgatcaaaattatgataagcaagaaagaaaaattcttcaaaataatacaaatgaatgtgaaataatatgtataaatttGGAAAGTActaaaaaaattgataaCCTAAAAGATTTATCTTTACATAAGgaggaaaataataataataataatgatgatatatataatatagacAATATAGATAATGTTTTATTAGATGAAATATTAAGAGTACAAAATGCatgtagaaaaaaaaaaaataaagaaattaaattaattttattaaatgcagaaaataaaatgacattatattttgatgaaaaggataaaattaattataagaatgatattgatacaataaaaaatcTTGAcgttaataaaaaaattttattacttaataaattaaaggattattataataataatatatttttaatacaaCAGCATAATGAATGTACCATCTCTAAAAttaatgatgaaaatatagaaaGCATTAAAGATGATGTTCTTATAGAATATTATCATTGTCAAGagaattataataaaaatatgaatggAAAAAACACAGATCATGCAAAGAATGTAATAgaccaaaaaaaaaaggggGGAAACGTTTTTACTGTggaagaaataaaaaattgtaaaaaCCAAATTTTTTGTGATAATctaaataaagataaattaaatgaCACTATGATACATAATGAATTGTATCATTCTATTGAATTTGATATCGATAAGCAAGATAAAAAGGAAGAATATGGTGAAGAGGACGATCGAAATGAAGAAACagaatataaagaaaataataaattattagaAAAGGAATATTATTCTATTGTGAAAAGTACTGAAGATAATGTAGAACAAGTTTCCACAACACAAAATATTGAAATAACCTATTCTTGTGGCACTGACGATTCtttaaatgtaaataatttaaaaaataataaaaatgacgatacaaaaaagaacattacaaataataataaaaaaaaaataataataaataataataataataataataataacagTGATGGTGACAAAGGTAGttataattcatataatgCTAAGCAAAAAAATCGTAGAAGATATGAATATATGAAAACATTAGATATGAGGAAAAGACAAAACAATTTAGATATCATGAGACATGTAcaaaattatcatattaataatagCAAAGTAActaagaaaaaaaaagttttaaaaaatacattaagtcttattaaaaatacaGTTTCAAATAAGGACGATGatgatacatataataatttatatccATCAGATGTATCAAATAACAATATGATAGATAGTGAGTTCTCCTTAAATACGAATTTTTCtgataagaataaaaagGTACACCCTTTTAAAGGGACTAAAAATAAGTTGTccttattttataataagaatagtataaataatattaaaaatagtATGTTGCTATTAAACGATATCAAGAGGATAGTAGATTCTGGGGTGAATGATTCAATCCTTAACGATAATTCAAATTTATCTAATAAGGAAGATACAAATAAGGTTTCAAAGAATAGTACTTCCTTTTTAAAacaagaaaatattaagaaaaaaaaaaattatgaattaaaaggaaatagcaccataaataataacaacaataataataataataataatagtagtagtagtagtagtaataataataatgataataatttgaaGGGACTTTTTAGTGGTGAGAAAAAAACATGCATGAAGAGTTATTTGGTAAATTGTaataaaattgaaaaacttattcaaaataatatgattgATGGATATGTTAATAAGAAATCAtctatttttaatatgaataatgaAGAGGAGAATAAGATAGGAAATAACCTTATGAAGTATAATTCGAGTAAACATgatgaaaagaataatgGTGACTTATTAAAGGgagaaaataataatataaaattttctGGTTTAGATAGTTTCCATAAACCTGatttgataaaaaataagaatgttactaaaaataaaatgaaaacaaTATTTAGTAAGAAAATATGTTCTAATGAAAATGGGAAAGATCATAAAGGTGTAGTTGAAGATGACTATAAAGTAAAATCTGTTCAACAAAATGAAATGTTAGATGGAGACCAAAATTATTTTGCACTTgttaatgataaaaatggGGAGCAAAATAGTAGTGcaatattttataacaataataataaccaTGGTAATTTACATCTTACTCTAACTAATCAAAATCAGATTAATTTATGTGAAGGGAAAAGGAGTAATTTTGTGAACccttataatataaaaaatataataaacaagGATTATAAACAGAACTttattaatgataatagtaataattgTAATATTCTTAACCATAATATAAACCCTattaatgaagaaaatataaattataataatagtattgaatatgataaaaatgatggaaatatattaaataataatacaaaaagTACATcagcatatatatattctacaaatgataataattataattcCACGTATCATATGGATAAAATTGCTTATGATAATCATAAGAGTATACTGGATAATAAGAACTGTGataagaatattattactgtcgaacataatatgaataattcaaataatagTTATGTACTTAATAATATGAGGAAAGATATAACTATTATAAATAACGAAAGAGCAAGGCATGGTAGTAAATTTGTTTTACAACACAATGTGgaaaatatagataatacagataatataaataataatataattgGTGTGGTAAACAACAATTCTATGGATATATTATCTAATAATGAGGGATATATTTCGTCGCCTATCACAAACAATTTATCTTACAATCATATGGTTAATGGTAATGTAGTGTGtgaatttataaaaaatgatgatatgataaatatggataatatgaatgatatgaatgatatgaatgatatgagtaatatgaacaatatgaacaatatgaatcatatgaataatatgaataatatggataatatgaacaatatgaataatatgaatcatatgaataatgtggataatattaataatatgaatcatatgaataatatgaacaatatgaataatatgaatcATGTGAAGAGTATAAGTGATGAAAGTGTAAAGATCTTAAATATAGAAAACATACAAACCGAATTAACAtcatcaaataataataaattaaacaatatttattcaaatggatatataaataattgtATTAATAGATATGCtaataattattcaaatgaatctagtaataattttacaaataattataagaataattttaataatgtatatCAAAATTCCTTCACACACAACCATCCCAGTGACTATAATAAAGAGATAATACATATGAACCTTGTACAAAATAACGTAGTCGCTGATAAAATTAGAAATATGGATAATTATAGTACATATAATGattgttataataataaacagGAAAATCAACAGAGAAGTAATTTAAGGcaaaattataatacaaataaagTAAGTAATAGTATATACAAACCTATTTATATGTAACcataagaaaaaataaaataaaataaaataaaaattttttttttagcaatatttatatctaaatttatattattatcttaATATTTGAAAAGTTTATAAGATAAAACTTTTTCCATTTATTTggtattttattatttactattttttttttttttttttttttttccttttcttataaaaaaaaatgtaacctttaatttttcaatatttttaaaaaatcatcttttattattcttatttattttattttttttaatatttatatacaaacatattgtattaataaacaactttcataatatgaaataattgagcttttaaaaaatacatttttacATATGGATTGTTATAAAGGTTTCAAATTAATTCacacataaaaataaaaatataaaaatgtagacacatatatataaatatataaatatgtaaatatatatatatatatatatatatatatatatatatatatatatgtaatatattatgacAATACAAcaaaatacatattatatatatgtataacaTATGGTTGGgttaaaaattattttgtgTTTCTAATTAATCTTATCATGTGTATTATATTCACATAAGTGTAGTGTCTTCTATCTAACAGTAcctttataattatataattttccctctttatataataatttttaatatttcctaatatttttctacattttaatgatatatattttgtcatgttttattattataattaatgtatttattttttttttgaatataattAAGAACATGTGTAGAAATATCACTATCTGAATCTGAAGAATTGCTTTGATATTGTTTCTCTGTATATtcactattattattattatttgattgattctttttttttttttttaattcagatttaatatatgtatttagAACATCTTTTAAGTTAGTATTAAACCAAGGGAATAAAGGatgtttatttaaatttaatgatttgttaaataatgtatcatacaaattatctttattttttaatatatccatatgttcattttttattttctcaATAATATCATAATCTAAATAACCAccataattatataattcatcattttttatttgttcttCAA
The genomic region above belongs to Plasmodium reichenowi strain SY57 chromosome 13, whole genome shotgun sequence and contains:
- a CDS encoding transcription factor with AP2 domain(s) — translated: MKERKKLSKVKGSKKSLVENDNFCLNNNRNNFHMENNNKKNMKEEKEERKKIFTSRNNDSLVDVDHNKMMNNINKYENTILNSNNSRCNNFPNYDQIIYNNNVLSNGPVNNNVNSNNTNNNMMNNNMMNSNMMNNNRMNNNIMNSNMMNDIVMNDIMMNDIMMNDNMMNDNMMNDNMMNDNMMNDNMMNDIMMSNNIMNNNIMNNNIINKSNFSEVTNYSTSNKEPFIQTQNMYLKDANNNLNNCYVNTSMCDSICSNMSNNVSNNMVDKITVGHSCMSNNSNDHNNNSNCNYYYNNNNDYNNDYNNDYNNDYNNDYNNDYNNDYNNDYNNNYYNNIKGQEDQKQGKIGNGKLVNMDNMFNINEHNNIYRERIDSLNTVNNTSNYKYNNYVNIINNDEYNNNNKENYKNMENPPFKTVTNMKYAENLLKDSNDIHVVKNDVSLFNHTCDIVSNPYNNNNNNNNNNNCASSNNIIHCNPLVENKSSFCSENHTSIYPPKNKKKNYNNNNNNNDNKQLCNFNNTSYNFPEQTHFNCDLSNNNNYAVLTNKYNSNLNNESYNIRTCSNNNNNNDFNHANNNNNNNYNIHNINIKDINVNIKLENYFNEVLNNNNNTKEFINNTYMNKHINIDTQHMNVHLNNNIKSINIDNNLEHINFPMMETQPNTPHIFNNILNNNHSNNFESDSVISNIKEITRNNITDDSSVIRNLLNNNQMDHKLVNNNNSGNNNNNNNNNNNDIRKMDRGGNVNLQNIPKTMSIVTNAVTNSVTSSLGNVLENIKRPSQYMDNMSYLGNMNKYINKNDEYLSFNKEDNIIGNNNNNNNNNAENIKNHNINSNGNNNDDSGNNNYNNHHLNKHDKINNNFNSNWMRKLKSFGASSDNEDENEELPINANHNFYINNFLLNQHFNFNKNDNIRDINSKMSGVNSISEDNEMNHNNINSNNNDNMNNNNINNNNDNMNNNNMNNNNINNNNKNINNNNNINNNNNINNNNNNINNNNNINNNDNNINNNNNINNNDNNINNNNNNNNNNNNHNNNSSNNNHNNNSSNDKNMDTAMNSLNMLILPKIKGVRFDKSGRRWVASWSQNGNQKRQYFPIKKFGQAQAKYLAIYARIQAVNCLQRKPHKPRMSKRLSEKKKLLLNMEGKEKNELGNNECNNNNNNYISKNGDEDDYNIEDSYNDDEICEDEENYVDIDHNDDEHYDIDDNDDNGDEHNDITNNDNDNNNNDNNNNNNNYNNNNNYNNNNDIKNMDQQNGDKEYVGILNNESKNVGKNVGKNVGKNVGKNVGKNIGKNIGPDIKDEYMKSITNNNTQTKHQDIANETTKIINTNNITDNNHIVNDNVCLIMSSNNLENIPEDKKNEQNVTTHIIDEQKDQSNKFLRERKNKRIHNNYDNFYDICFKKKVSDYNEQINKSSDEEKEMSQTNSLKYKCEEENDQNYDKQERKILQNNTNECEIICINLESTKKIDNLKDLSLHKEENNNNNNDDIYNIDNIDNVLLDEILRVQNACRKKKNKEIKLILLNAENKMTLYFDEKDKINYKNDIDTIKNLDVNKKILLLNKLKDYYNNNIFLIQQHNECTISKINDENIESIKDDVLIEYYHCQENYNKNMNGKNTDHAKNVIDQKKKGGNVFTVEEIKNCKNQIFCDNLNKDKLNDTMIHNELYHSIEFDIDKQDKKEEYGEEDDRNEETEYKENNKLLEKEYYSIVKSTEDNVEQVSTTQNIEITYSCGTDDSLNVNNLKNNKNDDTKKNITNNNKKKIIINNNNNNNNNSDGDKGSYNSYNAKQKNRRRYEYMKTLDMRKRQNNLDIMRHVQNYHINNSKVTKKKKVLKNTLSLIKNTVSNKDDDDTYNNLYPSDVSNNNMIDSEFSLNTNFSDKNKKVHPFKGTKNKLSLFYNKNSINNIKNSMLLLNDIKRIVDSGVNDSILNDNSNLSNKEDTNKVSKNSTSFLKQENIKKKKNYELKGNSTINNNNNNNNNNNSSSSSSNNNNDNNLKGLFSGEKKTCMKSYLVNCNKIEKLIQNNMIDGYVNKKSSIFNMNNEEENKIGNNLMKYNSSKHDEKNNGDLLKGENNNIKFSGLDSFHKPDLIKNKNVTKNKMKTIFSKKICSNENGKDHKGVVEDDYKVKSVQQNEMLDGDQNYFALVNDKNGEQNSSAIFYNNNNNHGNLHLTLTNQNQINLCEGKRSNFVNPYNIKNIINKDYKQNFINDNSNNCNILNHNINPINEENINYNNSIEYDKNDGNILNNNTKSTSAYIYSTNDNNYNSTYHMDKIAYDNHKSILDNKNCDKNIITVEHNMNNSNNSYVLNNMRKDITIINNERARHGSKFVLQHNVENIDNTDNINNNIIGVVNNNSMDILSNNEGYISSPITNNLSYNHMVNGNVVCEFIKNDDMINMDNMNDMNDMNDMSNMNNMNNMNHMNNMNNMDNMNNMNNMNHMNNVDNINNMNHMNNMNNMNNMNHVKSISDESVKILNIENIQTELTSSNNNKLNNIYSNGYINNCINRYANNYSNESSNNFTNNYKNNFNNVYQNSFTHNHPSDYNKEIIHMNLVQNNVVADKIRNMDNYSTYNDCYNNKQENQQRSNLRQNYNTNKVSNSIYKPIYM